A genomic region of Rhipicephalus sanguineus isolate Rsan-2018 chromosome 3, BIME_Rsan_1.4, whole genome shotgun sequence contains the following coding sequences:
- the LOC119386400 gene encoding acetylcholinesterase-1, whose protein sequence is MLSGNKHHFLLPLAALLLCWTNRHAAQEPRTNYVTVKTVNGHVRGKLLDVDGASVAQFLGIRYAEPPVGVLRFRKPLPARSWQPETVDALEFGSPCAQANGSLPPVSWLVPRDKVSEDCLFLNVWHPLGDSQDNLGVLAWIHGGGYRAGTASDPDFDGRKLAATGNVVVVTINYRLGSFGYLYTGPGTSTGNYALWDHNLALRWIRDNIARFRGDPGRVTVWGESAGSIAVGSLLLSQQNAGLIHRAILSSGSNFWLLPPMNRVGHEFADRIAGHVGCLDSEKPSSKTHPAQVLRCLRSVPADAIIDAEQTQFPDDLVTFRPAFGDEYLPLPDLTTLSKGMFIPLDSLLAGGVSEEGSLFLYFKDHVLFGPSVPKLTRKQAFDFALNHYLGVLPEGVQTMIKEFYQKNVTSDEDSRGVFRSLMDMVGDYLIMCPTKFHAELFAKTNRPAYFYMLDHRSKKGRFPPYMGSMHFEDVQYFFGLPFVFPGRHTDEDRAFSLLCMRVIGSYVNTG, encoded by the coding sequence ATGTTGTCCGGCAACAAACATCACTTCCTGCTGCCGCTCGCCGCGCTCCTGTTGTGCTGGACGAACCGGCATGCAGCGCAAGAGCCTCGTACCAATTACGTCACGGTGAAGACGGTCAACGGCCACGTGCGCGGAAAACTCCTGGACGTGGACGGTGCGTCCGTCGCGCAGTTCCTCGGGATACGGTACGCGGAGCCTCCCGTCGGGGTACTTCGCTTCCGGAAGCCCCTGCCTGCTCGTTCGTGGCAGCCGGAGACTGTGGACGCCCTCGAATTCGGAAGCCCCTGCGCGCAGGCTAACGGCTCGTTGCCTCCAGTGTCGTGGCTCGTTCCGCGAGATAAAGTTAGTGAGGACTGCCTCTTCCTCAACGTGTGGCACCCATTGGGCGACAGCCAGGACAACCTCGGAGTACTCGCATGGATTCACGGCGGCGGATACCGTGCCGGCACGGCCTCCGATCCCGACTTCGACGGAAGAAAGCTGGCGGCCACGGGAAACGTCGTTGTGGTCACCATCAACTACAGGCTCGGCTCGTTCGGCTATCTCTACACCGGGCCCGGTACTTCGACAGGCAACTACGCCCTCTGGGACCACAACTTGGCCCTCCGCTGGATAAGGGACAACATCGCAAGATTCCGCGGCGACCCCGGACGAGTGACGGTGTGGGGTGAGAGCGCCGGCAGTATAGCCGTCGGCTCCCTGCTCCTGTCGCAACAGAACGCAGGTCTCATTCACAGGGCCATACTCTCCAGCGGGAGCAACTTTTGGCTTTTACCGCCCATGAATCGAGTCGGTCACGAGTTTGCCGACCGTATTGCCGGGCACGTGGGTTGCCTGGACTCAGAGAAGCCTTCTTCCAAGACGCACCCTGCCCAAGTGCTCCGGTGCCTGCGGTCGGTGCCGGCCGACGCCATTATCGACGCCGAACAAACGCAGTTTCCCGACGACCTCGTCACCTTCCGGCCCGCCTTCGGCGACGAGTACCTCCCGCTGCCGGACCTGACGACTCTGTCTAAGGGCATGTTCATTCCTCTGGACAGCCTACTCGCGGGTGGAGTCTCCGAAGAAGGCAGCCTTTTTCTGTACTTTAAGGACCACGTCCTGTTTGGCCCCTCGGTGCCCAAGCTTACCAGGAAGCAGGCGTTCGACTTCGCCCTCAACCACTACTTGGGCGTCCTGCCCGAAGGCGTCCAGACGATGATCAAGGAGTTCTACCAAAAGAACGTCACCAGCGATGAAGATTCGCGAGGCGTGTTTCGGTCGTTGATGGACATGGTGGGCGACTACCTCATCATGTGTCCAACCAAGTTCCACGCGGAGCTGTTTGCAAAAACCAATCGACCTGCCTACTTCTACATGCTGGACCACAGGTCCAAGAAAGGTCGCTTCCCGCCTTACATGGGCTCGATGCACTTCGAAGACGTGCAGTACTTCTTTGGCCTGCCTTTCGTATTCCCCGGCCGACACACGGACGAGGACCGGGCTTTCAGCCTACTCTGCATGCGAGTCATCGGCTCGTACGTCAACACCGGGTAA